The nucleotide sequence TGGATAGCTACATTCCAGAGCCAGAGCGTGCTATTGACCAGCCATTCCTGCTGCCAATCGAAGACGTATTCTCTATTTCAGGCCGTGGTACTGTAGTTACCGGTCGTGTAGAGCGCGGTATCGTTAAAGTGGGTGAAGAAGTTGAAATCGTGGGTATCAAAGACACGACTAAAACCACTTGTACTGGCGTAGAAATGTTCCGCAAACTGCTGGACGAAGGCCGTGCAGGTGAGAACGTCGGTGTTCTGCTGCGTGGTACCAAGCGTGACGAAATCGAACGTGGTCAGGTACTGGCGAAACCGGGTTCAATCAAGCCACACACCACTTTCGAATCAGAAGTTTATATTCTGAGCAAAGACGAAGGTGGCCGTCATACGCCATTCTTCAAAGGCTACCGTCCACAGTTCTACTTCCGTACAACTGACGTGACCGGTACCATTGAACTGCCAGAAGGCGTGGAAATGGTGATGCCAGGTGATAACATTCAGATGAAAGTTACCCTGATTGCCCCAATCGCAATGGACCAGGGTCTGCGTTTTGCTATCCGTGAAGGTGGCCGTACAGTAGGTGCTGGTGTTGTTGCTAAAGTTATCGCATAATTTTTTGATGTGATTACACTAAAAGGGCATCAACCGATGCCCTTTTTGTACGTTGTCTTAATAAGAACCTATCTCATCAATAGTTGTTTTTAATTATTGGTGAGATAAGCTCTGATGCAACGAATTGGCTATATCGCTCTCAGATATACAATGTCATACTGAATTATGGCGCCAAGTCAGATACAATCACTCAAATTTTTTGGTTCGGTCTGATTTGTTTTGCTCTTGCGAGGCAAGCTGGCTATCTATTTAAATCATAGTTACAGGTTGGTTTATGAGTACGAATAGCGATGCTCAAGAAAGCAGGCGTAGTCTTGAAGTAATGAAATGGCTATTAGTGGCAGCCTTATTAACGGTTGCTATCGTTGGAAACTACCTTTATCGAGAGCATAGCCTTCCTCTACGCGCGATGACGGTTGTTGTTATTGTTGCTCTTGCGGGAGCGGCTGCGCTCTGGACTGCAAAAGGTAAAACCACACTGGCTTTCGCTCGTGAAGCCCGCATTGAAATGCGCAAAGTCATTTGGCCAACTCGCCAGGAAGCGCTGCACACGACTTTGATTGTTGCGGCCGTGACTGCATTGATGTCTTTGATCCTCTGGGGTCTTGACGGTATCCTGGTGCGTTTAGTTTCATTTATTACAGGCCTGAGGTTCTAAGATGTCAGATTCCCCAAAAAAACGTTGGTATGTTATACAGGCATTTTCCGGGTTTGAAGGTCGTGTTGCACAATCTTTACGTGAACATATCAAATTACATGATATGGAAGATTCTTTTGGCGAAGTGATGGTGCCAACAGAGGAAGTTGTTGAGATTCGTAGCGGCCAGCGTCGCAAAAGTGAACGTAAATTCTTCCCTGGGTATGTGCTGGTACAAATGATCATGAACGATGCAACATGGCATCTCGTTCGCAGCGTACCACGCGTCATGGGTTTTATCGGTGGTACATCTGACCGTCCGGCACCAATCAGTGATAAAGAAGTTGATGCGATTATGAATCGCCTTCAGCAGGTTGGTGATAAACCGCGGCCAAAAACATTGTTCGAACCAGGCGAAATGGTTCGTGTCAGCGATGGTCCATTCGCAGACTTCAATGGTGTTGTGGAAGAAGTCGATTACGAGAAGAGCCGCCTGAAAGTTTCAGTTTCTATCTTTGGTCGTGCGACACCGGTTGAGCTGGATTTCAGCCAGGTAGAGAAAGCGTAATTTTTGAGCGTATCTTTTGCTGGCTTGCAATAGGTGAGAAATTAACATACAATTTCGCGCCTTTTGTTTTTTAGTAGTCTGGCCTGGATAAGGCGGGACTAAAATTACAGGGGAGCCTTTTAAATCAAAGGCGATATCACCCACATAGAGGAAAATTATCAATGGCTAAGAAAGTACAAGCCTATGTCAAGTTGCAGGTTGCAGCTGGTATGGCTAATCCAAGCCCTCCAGTAGGTCCTGCTCTGGGTCAGCAGGGTGTTAACATCATGGAATTCTGTAAGGCGTTCAATGCTAAAACTGATAGCATTGAAAAAGGTCTGCCAATTCCTGTTGTGATCACTGTTTATTCTGATCGTTCCTTCACTTTCGTTACTAAAACCCCACCAGCGGCTGTTCTGCTGAAGAAAGCGGCGGGCATTAAATCGGGTTCCGGCAAACCGAACAAAGACAAAGTTGGTAAAGTGACCAGCGCACAGATTCGTGAAATTGCTGAAACTAAAGCTGCGGATATGACCGGTGCTAGCGTTGACGCAATGATGCGTTCAATTGAAGGTACTGCTCGTTCCATGGGCCTGGTAGTGGAGGGTTAATCGATGGCTAAACTGACCAAGCGCATGCGCACAATCCGCGAAAAAGTGGATGCAACTAAGCAGTATGACATTAACGAAGCCGTTGTTCTGCTGAAAGAGCTGGCTACCGCTAAATTCGTAGAAAGCGTTGACGTTGCTGTTAACCTCGGCATCGATGCTCGTAAATCTGACCAGAATGTGCGCGGTGCAACGGTACTGCCTCATGGTACTGGCCGTTCCGTTCGCGTAGCTGTATTTACCCAAGGCGCAAATGCAGAAGCTGCTAAAGCAGCGGGCGCTGAACTGGTAGGTATGGAAGATCTGGCTGAACTGGTTAAAAAAGGTGAAATGGACTTTGACGTTGTTATTGCTTCTCCAGATGCAATGCGCGTTGTTGGCCAATTAGGTCAAATCCTAGGTCCTCGTGGTTTGATGCCAAACCCTAAAGTGGGTACTGTAACTCCTAACGTTGCTGAAGCTGTTCAGAATGCTAAAGCGGGTCAGGTTCGTTACCGTAACGATAAAAACGGCATTATTCACACCACCATTGGTAAAGTTGACTTCGACGCTGACAAATTGAAAGAAAACCTGGAAGCTCTGCTGGTTGCGCTGAAAAAAGGCAAGCCATCTTCTGCTAAGGGTATTTATATTAAGAAAGTTAGCCTGTCTACTACCATGGGCGCAGGTGTTGCGATTGACCAGTCTGGTCTGAATGCTTCAGCTTAATTTTAGCTGAATGTGATTGTGATTATCGCTTTACCTTGGCGTCAGATTTGTCTAAAATTTGGCGCCTTATGTTTGGCTAGTAAGTTTTTTTATTAGCTAAATAAAAAATTTTCGGTTGGAGCTTGGCCTAATCCAAGCCCCGTCCAAGACCGCAGGTGTAAGTAATTACTTAATATTCCTGCGTAGACGGTGACAGAGCCAAATGAAATTCATTTCTGGATTCTGCTCACCGTGTTTTAGAGCTCAGGCCCCTTTATGGTGTTATGAGCGATGTGAGTTCCGGGTTCTTCCCGGTTAATCCAGGAGCAAGAAGCTAATGGCACTAAATCTTCAAGACAAACAAGCGATTGTTGCTGAAGTCAGCGAAGTTGCCAAAGGCGCGCTGTCTGCGGTTGTTGCGGATTCCCGTGGCGTTACTGTAGATAAAATGACTGAACTGCGTAAAGCAGGTCGCGAAGCTGGCGTTTACATTCGTGTTGTTCGTAACACGCTGATCCGTCGTGCTGTTGAAGGTACTGCCTATGAGTGCCTGAAAGAAGCGTTTGTTGGTCCAACCTTGATTGCTTTTTCTAATGAACACCCGGGCGCAGCTGCTCGTCTGTTCAAAGAGTTCGCGAAAGCGAATCCAGCATTCGAGATTAAAGCAGCAGCCTTTGAAGGTGAGTTTATTCCTGCGGCCAATATTGACCGTTTGGCAACACTCCCGACTTACGAAGAAGCAATCGCACGCCTGATGTCAACCATGAAAGAAGCCGTTGCAGGCAAACTGGTTCGTACTCTGGCTGCGTTACGCGAGTTACGCGAGCAGAAAGAAGTAGCTTAATTGCCGATTTCCTTCGTTGCTTTTTAACGTATAAATTATTTCTGAATTTTAGGAACACTTGTTATGTCTATCAATAAAGAACAAATTCTGGACGCAGTTGCAACAATGTCCGTCATGGATGTTGTTGAACTGATCACTGCAATGGAAGACAAATTCGGCGTTTCTGCGGCGGCGGCGGTAGCTGTTGCTGCTGGCGGTGCTGCTGAAGCTGTTGAAGAACAAACTGAATTTGACGTTGTTCTGTCTGCTATTGGCGGTAACAAAGTTGCTGTTATCAAAGCAGTACGTGGTGCAACTGGTCTGGGTCTGAAAGAAGCAAAAGATCTGGTTGAGAGCGCTCCAAACGCTACACTGAAAGAAGGCATCAGCAAAGATGACGCTGAAGCACTGAAAAAATCTCTGGAAGAAGCAGGCGCTTCTGTTGAGATTAAGTAAGTTTAGCTTTAAGTTAGCAGCCTGACTTGAAAGGCTGACGGCTGGTGATTAAAAAATCACCAGCCTTTTTGCGCTGTAGGGCATTAGCAGCATTTCCACTGTTTGGCTGTTAATTAACCCCCAAATACTTTTTCCTATTGACGACTTAATATACTGCGTTCTCAGCTACGATCCACTCGGGTAGCTCGGTAGTAATGTAACGCAATGAAATGATTTAAGAGTAATAGCAATGAGTATTACGGAAAATAATTCAATTTTCTGTTCGAAAAAACAGTGTCGTAAAGAGCTGTCCTTTAGGGCGGGCAGAGTGGGTCACTGATCAGCGAGCTGAGGAACCCTATGGTTTACTCCTATACCGAGAAAAAACGTATTCGTAAGGATTTTGGTAAGCGTCCGCAAGTGTTGGACGTACCTTATCTCCTTTCTATCCAACTTGACTCGTTCCAGAAGTTTATCGAGCAAGATCCAGAAGGCCAGAATGGTTTAGAAGCGGCATTCCGTTCTGTATTCCCAATCCAGAGCTACAGTGGCAGTTCGGAGCTGCAATACGTTAGCTACCGTCTTGGTGAGCCAGTGTTTGATGTTAAAGAGTGCCAGATTCGTGGTGTAACTTATTCTGCACCTCTGCGCGTTAAGCTGCGTCTGGTTATCTATGAACGTGAAGCACCGGAAGGCACGGTCAAAGATATCAAAGAGCAAGAAGTCTACATGGGTGAAATTCCGCTCATGACTGACAACGGTACTTTTGTTATCAATGGTACTGAGCGGGTTATTGTCTCCCAGTTGCATCGTAGTCCTGGTGTATTCTTTGACAGCGATAAGGGTAAAACTCACTCATCCGGTAAGGTACTGTATAACGCACGTATTATTCCTTACCGTGGTTCTTGGTTAGATTTCGAATTCGATCCAAAAGATAATCTGTTTGTGCGCATTGACCGCCGTCGTAAATTGCCGGCAACGATTATTCTGCGTGCAATGAATTACAGCACTGAAGAGATTTTGAACCTGTTCTTCAGTAAAACGATTTTCGAAATTCGTGACAACAGACTGCAAATGACGCTGGTACCAGAACGTTTGCGTGGTGAAACTGCTTCTTTTGATATTGAAGCAAACGGCAAGGTTTATGTTGAAAAAGGCCGTCGTATTACCGCACGTCATATCCGCCAGTTAGAAAAAGATGAAGTGAACCGTATTGAGGTTCCTGTTGAATACATTGCGGGTAAAGTTGTTGCAAGAGACTACATTGATGTCAACACAGGTGAAATTATCTGTGCTGCTAACATGGAGCTCTCTTTAGATCTGTTGGCACGTTTGAGCCAATCTGGTCATAAATCTATCGAAACATTGTTCACCAACGATTTAGATCACGGCGCATATATTTCCGAGACACTTCGTGTTGATCCAACCAATGACCGTTTGAGTGCTTTGGTTGAGATTTATCGCATGATGCGTCCTGGTGAGCCACCAACCCGTGAAGCGGCAGAAAATCTGTTTGAAAATCTGTTCTTCTCAGAAGATCGTTATGATCTTTCTGCGGTTGGTCGTATGAAATTCAACCGCTCATTGAGCCGTGAAGAAGTCGAAGGATCTGGTATTCTGAGTAAAGATGACATCATTGATGTCATGAAAAAACTCATTGATATCCGTAATGGTAAAGGTGAAGTCGACGATATCGACCACTTAGGTAACCGTCGTATCCGTTCTGTTGGTGAGATGGCAGAAAACCAGTTCCGTGTTGGTCTTGTACGCGTTGAGCGTGCAGTGAAAGAGCGTCTGTCTCTGGGTGATCTGGATACACTGATGCCTCAGGATATGATCAACGCTAAGCCGATTTCAGCCGCAGTGAAAGAATTCTTTGGTTCCAGCCAGCTGTCTCAGTTTATGGACCAAAACAACCCACTTTCTGAAATCACTCACAAACGCCGTATCTCTGCGTTGGGTCCAGGTGGTTTGACCCGTGAGCGTGCGGGCTTCGAAGTGCGTGACGTACATCCAACGCACTATGGTCGCGTATGTCCAATCGAAACCCCGGAAGGTCCGAACATCGGTCTGATTAACTCATTGTCTGTTTATGCGCAGACTAACGAGTATGGTTTCCTTGAAACCCCATATCGTCTGGTTCGTGATGGTGTTGTTACTGATGAAATTCACTATCTGTCTGCGATTGAAGAAGGTAACTTCGTTATCGCACAGGCAAACACCGTATTAGATGACGAAGGCCACTTCGTTGAAGATCTGATAACTTGCCGTAATTATGGTGAATCCAGCTTATTTAACCGTGAGCAGGTTGAATATATGGACGTTTCCACCCAGCAGGTGGTTTCCGTTGGTGCTTCCTTGATCCCATTCTTGGAACACGATGACGCAAACCGCGCATTGATGGGTGCAAACATGCAACGTCAGGCTGTTCCTACTCTGCGTGCTGATAAGCCGTTGGTCGGAACAGGTATGGAACGTGCAGTAGCCGTTGACTCAGGTGTAACTTCTGTTGCTAAACGCGGTGGTGTGGTTCAATACGTTGATGCATCTCGTATCGTTATCAAAGTAAATGAAGACGAAATGTATCCGGGTGAAGCAGGTATTGATATTTATAACCTGACTAAATATACCCGTTCTAACCAGAACACCTGTATTAACCAGATGCCATGTGTCTCTCTGGGCGAACCGGTGGAACGTGGTGACGTACTGGCTGATGGTCCATCTACTGACTTGGGTGAACTGGCTCTGGGCCAGAACATGCGCGTAGCGTTCATGCCGTGGAATGGTTATAACTTCGAGGACTCCATCTTAGTTTCTGAGCGTGTCGTCCAGGAAGATCGCTTTACGACCATTCATATCCAGGAACTGGCTTGCGTATCTCGTGATACCAAATTAGGGCCTGAAGAGATCACGGCTGACATCCCTAACGTAGGTGAGGCTGCACTCTCCAAGCTGGATGAATCCGGTATTGTTTACATCGGTGCGGAAGTAACCGGCGGTGACATTCTGGTTGGTAAAGTGACACCTAAAGGTGAAACTCAGCTGACGCCAGAAGAAAAACTGCTGCGTGCTATCTTCGGTGAGAAAGCGTCTGATGTTAAAGACTCTTCTCTGCGCGTACCAAATGGCGTATCCGGTACGGTTATCGACGTACAGGTATTTACCCGTGATGGTGTAGAAAAAGATAAACGTGCCTTGGAAATTGAAGAGATGCAGCTGCGTCAGGCTAAGAAGGACCTGACAGAAGAGTTGCAAATCTTTGAAGCTGGCCTGTTTGCACGTATCCGTTCTGTTTTGATTGCAGGCGGCATCGAAGCTGAGAAACTGGATAAACTGCCTCGTGAGCGTTGGTTAGAACTGGGTCTGGCTGATGAAGAGAAACAGAATCAGTTGGAACAGTTGGCTGAACAGTATGACGAACTCAAAGCTGAGTTCGAGAAAAAACTGGATGCTAAACGCCGTAAGATCACACAGGGTGATGATCTGGCACCGGGTGTGCTGAAAATCGTCAAAGTTTATCTGGCGGTTAAACGTCAGATTCAGCCTGGTGATAAGATGGCAGGTCGCCACGGTAACAAGGGTGTTATCTCCAAGATCAACCCGATCGAAGATATGCCTTACGATGAAAACGGCACTCCGGTAGATATCGTACTGAACCCACTGGGCGTACCATCACGTATGAACATTGGTCAGATCTTGGAAACGCATCTGGGCATGGCTGCGAAAGGTATTGGCGACAAGATCAATGCGATGCTGAAACAGCAGCAGGAAGTTGCCAAACTGCGTGAATTTATCCAGAAAGCTTATAACCTGGGTGATGAAACCCGTCAGAAAGTTGATCTGAGCACTTTCTCTGATGAAGAAGTTATGCGTTTGGCAGAAAACCTGAAAAAAGGCATGCCAATTGCGACACCAGTGTTTGATGGTGCGAAAGAGAAAGAAATAAAAGAGCTGCTGAAATTGGGTGACTTGCCAACTTCTGGTCAAATTACCCTGTTTGATGGTCGTACCGGTGAGCAATTTGAGCGTCAGGTTACCGTTGGCTACATGTATATGCTGAAGCTGAACCACTTGGTGGATGACAAAATGCACGCTCGTTCAACGGGTTCGTACAGTCTGGTTACTCAGCAACCGTTGGGTGGTAAGGCGCAGTTCGGTGGTCAACGCTTCGGTGAGATGGAAGTGTGGGCATTGGAAGCATATGGTGCCGCGTACACCTTGCAGGAAATGCTCACCGTCAAGTCCGACGATGTTAACGGCCGTACCAAGATGTATAAAAACATCGTGGATGGCAACCACCAGATGGAGCCAGGTATGCCGGAATCCTTCAACGTATTGTTGAAAGAGATCCGCTCTCTGGGTATCAACATCGAGCTGGAAGGCGAATAAATCGTATTCCGGCTGGTACTGCCCTGAATGGATATGACGGGCAGTTTACCAGCCAGTGGTTGCACTGGTCATAGGGGGGAGCGGCATGGGCTGCTCTCCTGACAGGTCTAACTCCGACAGGAGCCATTTCGTGAAAGACTTATTGAAGTTTCTGAAAGCGCAAACTAAGACCGAAGAGTTTGATGCGATCAAAATTGCTCTGGCCTCGCCAGATATGATCCGTTCGTGGTCATTTGGTGAAGTGAAAAAGCCGGAAACAATTAACTACCGTACGTTCAAACCTGAGCGTGACGGTCTTTTCTGTGCCCGTATTTTCGGGCCAGTAAAGGATTATGAGTGCTTGTGTGGTAAATACAAGCGCTTGAAACACCGTGGTGTAATTTGTGAGAAGTGTGGTGTAGAAGTTACCCAAACTAAAGTTCGTCGTGAGCGTATGGGTCACATTGAGCTGGCTTCTCCAACTGCACACATCTGGTTCCTGAAATCATTGCCATCTCGCATCGGTTTGTTGCTGGATATGCCACTGCGTGATATTGAGCGTGTACTGTACTTCGAATCCTATGTGGTTGTCGAAGGCGGTATGACCAGCTTGGAACGCAGTCAGATTCTGACGGAAGAGCAATACTTGGATGCACTGGAAGAGTTTGGTGATGAATTCGATGCGAAGATGGGCGCGGAAGCTATCCAGTCTTTGCTGAAAAATCTCGATCTGGAAAATGAGTGTGAAACGCTGCGTGAAGAGTTAAACGAAACTAACTCTGAAACGAAACGTAAAAAGCTGACCAAACGTATTAAACTGTTGGAAGCCTTTATTCAGTCTGGTAACAAACCAGAATGGATGGTTCTGACGGTTCTGCCAGTTCTGCCACCGGACTTACGTCCATTGGTTCCACTGGATGGCGGCCGTTTTGCCACTTCGGATCTGAACGATCTCTATCGTCGTGTTATTAACCGTAACAACCGTTTGAAGCGCCTGTTAGATCTGGCTGCGCCGGATATCATCGTTCGTAACGAAAAACGTATGTTGCAGGAAGCGGTCGATGCTTTGCTGGATAACGGTCGTCGCGGTCGTGCAATTACCGGTTCTAACAAACGTCCACTGAAATCCCTGGCTGATATGATCAAGGGTAAACAAGGTCGTTTCCGTCAGAACTTGTTGGGTAAACGTGTTGACTATTCTGGTCGTTCTGTAATCACTGTAGGTCCTTACCTGCGTTTGCATCAGTGTGGTCTGCCTAAAAAGATGGCACTGGAGCTGTTTAAGCCATTCATCTACGGCAAGCTAGAACTGCGTGGTTTAGCGACGACGATTAAAGCCGCTAAAAAGATGGTTGAGCGTGAAGAGGCGGTGGTATGGGATATCCTGGATGAAGTCATTCGTGAACATCCGGTTCTGCTGAACCGTGCGCCGACACTTCACCGTTTGGGTATTCAGGCATTCGAACCGGTTCTGATTGAAGGTAAAGCGATTCAGTTGCACCCACTGGTGTGTGCGGCATATAACGCCGACTTCGACGGTGACCAAATGGCTGTTCACGTACCGTTGACACTGGAAGCCCAGTTAGAAGCGCGTGCATTGATGATGTCTACCAACAACATCCTGTCTCCAGCGAGTGGTGAGCCAATCATCGTTCCATCTCAGGACGTTGTTCTGGGTCTGTATTACATGACCCGCGACTGTGTTAACGCGAAAGGCGAAGGCATGGTATTGACCGGGCCTAAAGAAGCAGAACGCGTATATCGCGCAGGACTGGCTTCTCTGCATGCCCGCGTTAAAGTGCGTATCACTGAAGAAGTGAAAGATGGCGAAGGCAATATCACAACTAACACCGGTTTGGTTGATACGACTATTGGTCGTGCCATTCTGTGGATGATTGTACCAAGAGGTCTGCCTTACTCGTTGGTTAACCAACCACTGGGTAAAAAAGCCATCTCTAGGATGCTGAACACCTGTTACCGTGTGATGGGCTTGAAGCCAACGGTTATTTTCGCTGACCAGATCATGTATACCGGCTTTGCCTACGCTGCACGTTCAGGTGCATCTGTTGGTATCGATGACATGGTTATCCCAGAGAAAAAGGCCGGGATCATTGCCGAAGCAGAAGCAGAAGTTGCTGAAATTCAGGAACAGTTCCAATCTGGTCTGGTTACAGCCGGTGAACGTTATAACAAGGTTATCGATATCTGGGCTGCGGCAAACGAGCGTGTTGCTAAGGCAATGATGGAAAACTTGTCGACTGAAACAGTCACTAATCGTGATGGTGAAGAAGAGCAACAAGTTTCCTTCAACAGCATCTTTATGATGGCTGACTCCGGTGCGCGTGGTTCTGCCGCTCAGATCCGTCAGTTGGCGGGTATGCGTGGCTTGATGGCTAAGCCAGACGGCTCCATCATCGAAACCCCAATTACGGCGAACTTCCGTGAAGGTTTGAACGTACTCCAGTACTTCATCTCAACTCACGGTGCTCGTAAAGGTTTGGCGGATACCGCACTGAAAACAGCGAACTCCGGTTACCTGACTCGTCGTCTGGTTGACGTGGCGCAAGACTTGGTTGTGACAGAAGATGACTGTGGTACGCACGACGGTATTCTGATGACGCCGGTTATTGAAGGTGGTGATGTTAAAGAGCCACTGCGTGAGCGTGTATTGGGTCGTGTGACGGCGGAAGATGTTCTGAAACCAGGTACTGCTGATATTCTGGTGCCGCGTAATACATTGCTGAACGAGAAATGGTGTGATCTGTTAGAAGAGAGCTCCGTTGACAGCATTAAAGTACGTTCTGTTGTAAGTTGCGAAACTGACTTCGGTGTTTGTGCAAACTGCTATGGTCGTGACCTTGCTCGCGGACACATCATCAATAAAGGTGAGGCGGTTGGTGTTATTGCGGCTCAGTCCATCGGTGAGCCGGGTACACAGTTGACGATGCGTACGTTCCACATCGGTGGTGCGGCATCTCGTGCAGCAGCAGAATCCAGTATTCAGGTACGTAACAAAGGTAGCTTGAAGCTATTTAACGCTAAGTCCGTGACGAACTCCGCAGGCAAGCTGGTGATTACTTCTCGTAACACTGAATTGTGTCTGATCGACGAATTTGGCCGTACTAAAGAAAGCTATAAAGTGCCTTACGGTGCAGTACTGGGTAAAGGTGATGGCGAAACCGTTAACGGCGGTGAAACCGTTGCTAACTGGGATCCGCACACCATGCCAGTGGTCAGTGAAGTATCTGGTATCATCCGTTTCGCTGACATGATAGATGGCCAGACCATTACCCGCCAGACTGACGAATTGACAGGTCTATCTTCATTGGTTGTTCTCGATAGTGCAGAACGTACCGGTAGTGGTAAAGATCT is from Photorhabdus laumondii subsp. laumondii and encodes:
- the rplA gene encoding 50S ribosomal protein L1, with product MAKLTKRMRTIREKVDATKQYDINEAVVLLKELATAKFVESVDVAVNLGIDARKSDQNVRGATVLPHGTGRSVRVAVFTQGANAEAAKAAGAELVGMEDLAELVKKGEMDFDVVIASPDAMRVVGQLGQILGPRGLMPNPKVGTVTPNVAEAVQNAKAGQVRYRNDKNGIIHTTIGKVDFDADKLKENLEALLVALKKGKPSSAKGIYIKKVSLSTTMGAGVAIDQSGLNASA
- the rplJ gene encoding 50S ribosomal protein L10 encodes the protein MALNLQDKQAIVAEVSEVAKGALSAVVADSRGVTVDKMTELRKAGREAGVYIRVVRNTLIRRAVEGTAYECLKEAFVGPTLIAFSNEHPGAAARLFKEFAKANPAFEIKAAAFEGEFIPAANIDRLATLPTYEEAIARLMSTMKEAVAGKLVRTLAALRELREQKEVA
- the rplK gene encoding 50S ribosomal protein L11, which codes for MAKKVQAYVKLQVAAGMANPSPPVGPALGQQGVNIMEFCKAFNAKTDSIEKGLPIPVVITVYSDRSFTFVTKTPPAAVLLKKAAGIKSGSGKPNKDKVGKVTSAQIREIAETKAADMTGASVDAMMRSIEGTARSMGLVVEG
- the secE gene encoding preprotein translocase subunit SecE yields the protein MSTNSDAQESRRSLEVMKWLLVAALLTVAIVGNYLYREHSLPLRAMTVVVIVALAGAAALWTAKGKTTLAFAREARIEMRKVIWPTRQEALHTTLIVAAVTALMSLILWGLDGILVRLVSFITGLRF
- the rplL gene encoding 50S ribosomal protein L7/L12, with the translated sequence MSINKEQILDAVATMSVMDVVELITAMEDKFGVSAAAAVAVAAGGAAEAVEEQTEFDVVLSAIGGNKVAVIKAVRGATGLGLKEAKDLVESAPNATLKEGISKDDAEALKKSLEEAGASVEIK
- the nusG gene encoding transcription termination/antitermination protein NusG; protein product: MSDSPKKRWYVIQAFSGFEGRVAQSLREHIKLHDMEDSFGEVMVPTEEVVEIRSGQRRKSERKFFPGYVLVQMIMNDATWHLVRSVPRVMGFIGGTSDRPAPISDKEVDAIMNRLQQVGDKPRPKTLFEPGEMVRVSDGPFADFNGVVEEVDYEKSRLKVSVSIFGRATPVELDFSQVEKA
- the tuf gene encoding elongation factor Tu translates to MSKEKFERKKPHVNVGTIGHVDHGKTTLTAAITTVLAKTFGGNARAFDQIDNAPEEKARGITISTSHVEYDTPSRHYAHVDCPGHADYVKNMITGAAQMDGAILVVAATDGPMPQTREHILLGRQVGVPYIIVFLNKCDMVDDEELLELVEMEVRELLSQYDFPGDDTPVIRGSALKALEGDAEWEAKIIELAEALDSYIPEPERAIDQPFLLPIEDVFSISGRGTVVTGRVERGIVKVGEEVEIVGIKDTTKTTCTGVEMFRKLLDEGRAGENVGVLLRGTKRDEIERGQVLAKPGSIKPHTTFESEVYILSKDEGGRHTPFFKGYRPQFYFRTTDVTGTIELPEGVEMVMPGDNIQMKVTLIAPIAMDQGLRFAIREGGRTVGAGVVAKVIA
- the rpoB gene encoding DNA-directed RNA polymerase subunit beta codes for the protein MVYSYTEKKRIRKDFGKRPQVLDVPYLLSIQLDSFQKFIEQDPEGQNGLEAAFRSVFPIQSYSGSSELQYVSYRLGEPVFDVKECQIRGVTYSAPLRVKLRLVIYEREAPEGTVKDIKEQEVYMGEIPLMTDNGTFVINGTERVIVSQLHRSPGVFFDSDKGKTHSSGKVLYNARIIPYRGSWLDFEFDPKDNLFVRIDRRRKLPATIILRAMNYSTEEILNLFFSKTIFEIRDNRLQMTLVPERLRGETASFDIEANGKVYVEKGRRITARHIRQLEKDEVNRIEVPVEYIAGKVVARDYIDVNTGEIICAANMELSLDLLARLSQSGHKSIETLFTNDLDHGAYISETLRVDPTNDRLSALVEIYRMMRPGEPPTREAAENLFENLFFSEDRYDLSAVGRMKFNRSLSREEVEGSGILSKDDIIDVMKKLIDIRNGKGEVDDIDHLGNRRIRSVGEMAENQFRVGLVRVERAVKERLSLGDLDTLMPQDMINAKPISAAVKEFFGSSQLSQFMDQNNPLSEITHKRRISALGPGGLTRERAGFEVRDVHPTHYGRVCPIETPEGPNIGLINSLSVYAQTNEYGFLETPYRLVRDGVVTDEIHYLSAIEEGNFVIAQANTVLDDEGHFVEDLITCRNYGESSLFNREQVEYMDVSTQQVVSVGASLIPFLEHDDANRALMGANMQRQAVPTLRADKPLVGTGMERAVAVDSGVTSVAKRGGVVQYVDASRIVIKVNEDEMYPGEAGIDIYNLTKYTRSNQNTCINQMPCVSLGEPVERGDVLADGPSTDLGELALGQNMRVAFMPWNGYNFEDSILVSERVVQEDRFTTIHIQELACVSRDTKLGPEEITADIPNVGEAALSKLDESGIVYIGAEVTGGDILVGKVTPKGETQLTPEEKLLRAIFGEKASDVKDSSLRVPNGVSGTVIDVQVFTRDGVEKDKRALEIEEMQLRQAKKDLTEELQIFEAGLFARIRSVLIAGGIEAEKLDKLPRERWLELGLADEEKQNQLEQLAEQYDELKAEFEKKLDAKRRKITQGDDLAPGVLKIVKVYLAVKRQIQPGDKMAGRHGNKGVISKINPIEDMPYDENGTPVDIVLNPLGVPSRMNIGQILETHLGMAAKGIGDKINAMLKQQQEVAKLREFIQKAYNLGDETRQKVDLSTFSDEEVMRLAENLKKGMPIATPVFDGAKEKEIKELLKLGDLPTSGQITLFDGRTGEQFERQVTVGYMYMLKLNHLVDDKMHARSTGSYSLVTQQPLGGKAQFGGQRFGEMEVWALEAYGAAYTLQEMLTVKSDDVNGRTKMYKNIVDGNHQMEPGMPESFNVLLKEIRSLGINIELEGE